In Acidaminococcus fermentans DSM 20731, one genomic interval encodes:
- a CDS encoding hydratase produces MELYKNGAYLLNGRDLFPEENQAAAQARAGQPVDREAGRQGTIAWSILQSHNTSGDPQKLKIRYDALTSHDLTYVGIIQTARASGMDHFPMPYVLTCCHNSLCAVGGTINEDDHIFGLTAAKKYGGIFVPPHVAVIHQYMREMHAGCGKMILGSDSHTRYGALGTMAVGEGGGELDKQILGDTWDTDYPEVVAVYLTGRPQPWVGPQDIALALCRAVFQNGYVKNKVMEFVGPGVSSMTTDYRNAVDVMTTETTCLSSIWRTDEDTRAFLKEHGREEDYRELNPGAVAYYDGCITLDLSTVKPMIALPFHPSNAYTIDELNANLEDILRETEKKAAEVARGRAPYTLTDKIRDGKLQVQHGVIGGCSGGNYSNVAEAAALLRGRSMGSGEFALNVYPSSLPVYMDLMKKGMLGDLMAAGAVVKTAFCGPCFGAGDTPGNNGLSIRHNTRNFPNREGSKPGQGQMAAVALMDARSIAATAANNGILTSAEEFADVFGKVPAYHFDDSAYKARVCNGFGKPEPEEKLFYGPNIKDWPEMPALGDNVLLQVCSKILDPVTTTDELIPSGETSSYRSNPLGLAEFTLSRRDPEYVGRTKAVKELELAREAGKDLPELAEVLERIRELPGDATLANTEIGSLVYATRPGDGSAREQAASCQRVIGGLANITQDYATKRYRSNVINWGMLPLHLKGEPTAFEVGDWIYLPEIRKALEGDLDNIRGYVVKKEGPVAIDLYCKPLTREEKEIILDGCLINYNRKK; encoded by the coding sequence ATGGAATTGTACAAAAACGGAGCCTATCTGCTCAACGGCCGGGACCTGTTCCCGGAAGAAAACCAAGCCGCCGCCCAGGCCAGAGCCGGGCAGCCTGTGGACCGGGAAGCCGGCCGCCAGGGGACCATTGCCTGGAGCATCCTCCAGAGCCACAATACCAGCGGGGATCCGCAAAAGCTGAAGATCCGCTACGATGCCCTGACTTCCCATGACCTGACTTATGTGGGAATCATCCAGACCGCCCGGGCCTCCGGCATGGACCATTTCCCCATGCCCTACGTGCTCACCTGCTGCCACAACTCCCTGTGTGCGGTGGGGGGCACCATCAACGAGGACGACCATATCTTCGGCCTTACCGCCGCCAAAAAATACGGGGGCATCTTCGTGCCGCCCCATGTGGCGGTGATCCACCAGTACATGCGGGAAATGCATGCCGGCTGCGGGAAGATGATCCTGGGGTCCGATTCTCACACCCGCTACGGGGCCCTGGGTACTATGGCCGTGGGAGAAGGGGGCGGTGAGCTGGACAAGCAGATCCTGGGGGACACCTGGGATACGGACTATCCGGAAGTGGTGGCCGTTTATCTGACCGGCCGTCCCCAGCCCTGGGTGGGGCCCCAGGATATCGCCCTGGCCCTGTGCCGGGCGGTGTTCCAGAACGGCTATGTGAAGAACAAGGTGATGGAATTCGTGGGACCGGGGGTTTCCTCCATGACCACCGATTACCGGAACGCAGTGGATGTGATGACCACGGAAACCACCTGTCTGTCCTCCATCTGGCGGACCGATGAGGACACCCGGGCCTTCTTGAAAGAACACGGCCGGGAAGAGGACTACCGGGAACTGAATCCGGGGGCCGTGGCCTATTACGACGGATGCATCACCCTGGACCTGTCCACGGTGAAGCCCATGATCGCCCTGCCTTTCCATCCCTCCAACGCTTATACCATCGACGAACTGAACGCCAACCTGGAAGACATCCTCCGGGAGACGGAAAAGAAAGCGGCGGAGGTGGCCCGGGGACGGGCGCCCTACACCCTCACCGACAAGATCCGGGACGGGAAGCTCCAGGTCCAGCATGGGGTCATCGGAGGCTGCTCCGGGGGCAACTATTCCAATGTGGCGGAAGCGGCCGCTCTGCTCCGGGGCCGTTCCATGGGCAGCGGGGAATTTGCCCTGAACGTGTATCCTTCCTCCCTGCCGGTGTACATGGATTTAATGAAGAAAGGGATGCTGGGTGATCTGATGGCCGCCGGGGCCGTGGTGAAGACCGCCTTCTGCGGACCCTGCTTCGGTGCCGGGGATACCCCGGGCAACAACGGCCTGTCCATCCGGCACAACACCCGGAACTTCCCCAACCGGGAAGGGTCCAAGCCGGGCCAGGGACAGATGGCTGCCGTGGCATTGATGGATGCCCGGAGCATCGCCGCCACTGCCGCCAACAACGGCATCCTCACTTCTGCGGAAGAATTTGCCGATGTGTTCGGGAAGGTGCCGGCCTACCACTTTGATGACAGCGCCTACAAGGCCCGGGTCTGCAACGGATTTGGGAAGCCGGAACCGGAAGAGAAGCTGTTCTACGGTCCCAATATCAAGGACTGGCCGGAAATGCCCGCTCTGGGGGATAATGTACTCCTCCAGGTGTGCTCCAAGATCCTGGATCCGGTGACCACCACGGACGAACTGATTCCCTCCGGAGAGACTTCTTCCTACCGGTCCAACCCGCTGGGACTGGCGGAATTCACCCTGAGCCGCCGGGATCCGGAGTACGTGGGACGGACCAAGGCGGTGAAGGAACTGGAACTGGCCCGGGAAGCCGGGAAGGATCTGCCGGAACTGGCGGAAGTGCTGGAACGGATCCGGGAACTGCCGGGAGATGCCACCCTGGCCAATACGGAAATCGGGTCTCTGGTGTACGCCACCCGGCCCGGTGACGGATCTGCCCGGGAACAGGCCGCCAGCTGCCAGCGGGTGATCGGGGGCCTGGCCAACATTACCCAGGATTACGCCACCAAACGGTACCGGAGCAATGTGATCAACTGGGGTATGCTGCCCCTGCACCTGAAAGGGGAACCCACGGCTTTTGAGGTGGGAGACTGGATCTACCTGCCGGAAATCCGGAAGGCCCTGGAAGGGGATCTGGACAACATCCGGGGCTACGTGGTGAAAAAAGAAGGCCCCGTGGCCATCGATCTCTACTGCAAGCCCCTGACCCGGGAAGAAAAGGAAATCATCCTGGACGGGTGCCTGATCAATTACAACCGGAAGAAATAA
- the lgt gene encoding prolipoprotein diacylglyceryl transferase: MHQYLFFIGDFPVRMYGLMLCTAIFMATAVAYFLAWRDGRGWEKYLPDLGIYGGFCGLIGARLWDVFFFDWGYYSQHLAEIPFVWQGGMAIQGGILGGVLGGAVYCWRHQVDWIDMLDVICPALFIGQSVGRMANLLNGDAFGAPTGGDFGILYPAGTLARSTYGAVPLWPAEVWEGQVDVILFALLLLFQTTKPRKGQPCCLYVMLYSLLRFFLEFLRGDYVEPMLWGLKSAQVTALVSFTVALALFVWVGMRKKPAA, encoded by the coding sequence GTGCATCAATATCTGTTTTTTATCGGCGATTTTCCTGTGCGGATGTACGGCCTGATGCTGTGCACCGCCATTTTCATGGCCACGGCGGTGGCCTATTTCCTGGCCTGGCGGGATGGCCGGGGCTGGGAGAAATACCTGCCGGACCTCGGCATCTACGGCGGCTTCTGCGGACTCATCGGGGCCCGGCTGTGGGACGTGTTCTTCTTTGACTGGGGCTATTACAGCCAGCACCTTGCTGAAATTCCCTTTGTGTGGCAGGGGGGCATGGCCATCCAGGGAGGCATCCTGGGCGGAGTGCTGGGCGGTGCGGTGTACTGCTGGCGCCACCAGGTGGACTGGATTGACATGCTGGACGTGATCTGCCCGGCTCTGTTCATCGGCCAGAGCGTGGGCCGCATGGCCAATCTGCTGAACGGGGACGCCTTCGGGGCCCCCACCGGCGGAGATTTCGGCATATTGTACCCGGCAGGGACCCTGGCCCGTTCCACCTATGGGGCGGTGCCCCTGTGGCCGGCGGAAGTGTGGGAAGGACAGGTGGATGTGATCCTGTTCGCCCTGCTGCTGCTGTTCCAGACCACCAAGCCCAGAAAAGGACAGCCCTGCTGTCTGTATGTGATGCTCTACAGCCTGCTCCGGTTCTTCCTGGAATTTCTCCGGGGAGATTACGTGGAACCCATGCTGTGGGGCCTGAAAAGCGCCCAGGTAACGGCCCTGGTGTCCTTTACTGTGGCACTGGCGCTGTTTGTATGGGTGGGTATGAGAAAAAAGCCGGCTGCGTGA